A genomic window from Lycium barbarum isolate Lr01 chromosome 4, ASM1917538v2, whole genome shotgun sequence includes:
- the LOC132635250 gene encoding probable methyltransferase PMT14, producing the protein MASKYHGPTNKTRRPISILIVIGLCCFCYLIGVWQKSGSGKGDKLALAVTEQTADCNVFPPATLDFESHHNYVETLETSELTTKKFKSCDPKYSDYTPCQEQDRAMKFPRENMIYRERHCPPDDEKLRCLILAPKGYTTPFPWPKSRDYAYYANVPYKHLTVEKAVQNWVQFQGNVFKFPGGGTMFPKGADAYIDELASVVPIKSGMIRTAVDTGCGVASWGAYLLKRNILAMSFAPKDNHEAQVQFALERGVPAVIGVFGSIHLPYPSRAFDMSHCSRCLIPWASNEGMYMMEVDRVLRPGGYWILSGPPLNWKTYHKVWNRTKADCRAEQKRIEEYAELLCWEKKYERGDVAIWRKNINGKSCRRTSANICQTKDTDNVWYKKMDACITPYPAVQNSDEVAGGELKKFPARLFAVPPRVANEMVPGVTVESYQEDNKLWKKHVTSYKRIVSLLGTTRYHNIMDMNAGLGGFAAALDSPKLWVMNVVPTIADNTLGVVYERGLIGIYHDWCEGFSTYPRTYDLLHANRLFTLYEDKCDFEDILLEMDRVLRPEGAVVLRDGVEVLNKVRKIAAGLRWETKLVDHEDGPLVPEKIFVAVKQYFVEGDEDQNTPTDE; encoded by the exons ATGGCGTCCAAGTATCATGGACCAACCAACAAAACACGGCGACCGATCTCTATATTGATTGTAATTGGTCTTTGCTGTTTCTGTTATCTAATAGGAGTTTGGCAGAAAAGTGGGTCCGGAAAGGGAGATAAGCTAGCACTAGCAGTGACCGAGCAAACTGCTGACTGCAATGTCTTTCCACCGGCCACTCTAGATTTTGAGTCGCACCATAATTATGTGGAAACACTTGAAACTTCAGAACTAACAACTAAAAAATTCAAATCATGTGATCCTAAATACAGTGACTATACTCCCTGCCAAGAACAAGACCGAGCTATGAAGTTCCCACGGGAAAATATGATATATAGAGAAAGGCATTGCCCTCCAGATGATGAAAAGCTTCGTTGTTTGATCCTGGCACCCAAAGGATACACAACTCCATTTCCATGGCCAAAAAGCCGTGATTATGCCTATTATGCTAATGTTCCTTACAAACACTTGACAGTTGAGAAGGCGGTCCAAAACTGGGTACAGTTTCAGGGAAATGTTTTCAAATTTCCAGGAGGAGGTACAATGTTCCCTAAAGGAGCAGATGCATATATTGATGAACTTGCTTCTGTGGTTCCAATTAAAAGTGGCATGATAAGAACTGCTGTTGACACTGGTTGTGGG GTTGCAAGCTGGGGTGCTTACTTGCTGAAGAGAAATATTCTGGCAATGTCATTTGCACCTAAGGACAATCATGAAGCACAAGTGCAATTTGCATTGGAGCGAGGCGTACCTGCTGTTATTGGAGTTTTTGGTTCCATACACCTTCCATACCCATCAAGAGCATTTGACATGTCTCATTGTTCTCGGTGTCTGATTCCCTGGGCTTCAAATG AGGGCATGTACATGATGGAAGTTGATCGAGTTTTGAGACCTGGTGGATACTGGATACTGTCTGGTCCTCCACTCAATTGGAAGACCTATCACAAAGTCTGGAACAGGACCAAGGCGGATTGTAGAGCCGAGCAAAAAAGGATTGAAGAGTATGCTGAGCTTCTTTGCTGGGAGAAGAAATACGAAAGAGGTGATGTAGCTATATGGAGGAAAAATATAAACGGAAAATCATGCAGAAGGACATCTGCCAACATATGTCAAACAAAGGATACTGATAATGTCTG GTATAAAAAAATGGATGCATGCATAACACCATACCCTGCCGTCCAGAACTCTGATGAAGTAGCTGGAGGGGAATTGAAGAAGTTTCCCGCTAGGCTATTTGCAGTTCCACCACGTGTAGCCAATGAAATGGTTCCTGGGGTAACAGTTGAGTCTTATCAAGAGGATAATAAGCTTTGGAAGAAACATGTCACTTCGTACAAGAGGATCGTTAGCCTACTTGGCACCACAAGATACCACAACATAATGGACATGAATGCCGGACTTGGAGGCTTTGCAGCAGCACTAGACTCTCCTAAACTTTGGGTGATGAATGTTGTGCCAACTATTGCTGATAACACTCTTGGTGTCGTATATGAGAGGGGGTTGATTGGGATATACCATGACTG GTGTGAAGGCTTCTCTACGTACCCGAGGACGTATGACCTTCTTCATGCTAATCGCTTGTTCACTCTGTATGAGGACAA GTGTGATTTTGAAGATATTCTCCTAGAAATGGACCGTGTCTTGCGTCCTGAAGGGGCAGTCGTTCTTCGAGATGGAGTTGAAGTCTTGAACAAGGTTAGGAAAATCGCAGCGGGCCTGAGATGGGAAACTAAATTAGTAGATCATGAAGATGGACCCTTGGTGCCTGAGAAAATTTTTGTTGCTGTCAAACAATATTTTGTTGAAGGTGATGAAGACCAAAACACGCCAACTGATGAATGA